ATAATATTTCAAAAGAAAGAAAAGTTTTTGGTTTTGGCGAAATAGATAATCACGCATCAGTTAAAAAGTTCTTTGGTTTTAGTTTTAAAATATTTCCTTTTGAGTTTGCATTTAGCACAATTCGCACGCATCTATTACTTAAAGAAGAGCTAAGCAAAAATACTGCTCAGGGTTGTAAGCAAATAATAGAAGCTATAAAAAACGCAAACGGGTATGTTGCACAGGAGCGCTGGAGTAGCGCAAAGGGTTTTGTTTTTAGAATTAGCGGCTTGCAAACACAAGCGGTATCCGGCGATGATTTTACACTTTGCAACAAAGCAACTTTAGAAGTTAAAGTGCCAAAAAAATGTTTAATAAAAGTAATAAAAGACGGTATAGAAATAAAAGCAAAAAAAAATTCCAGCGCGTTGTGCTTTGAAATATCTCAAAAAGGCAGTTACCGCATAGAAGCATACGCAAAAAGATTTTGTTTTTATAAACCATGGATATTTTCTAACCACATACGAGTAAAATAAAGAGGTTAATATGGAAATAATAGACGGCAAAAAAATTGCAGCGGAAATAAAAGCGGAGCTAAAAGTAAAAGTTGATGAGCTTAAAGCAAAGGGCGCATCGGTTGGCCTTGCTACAATATTAGTTGGCGATGACCCTGCAAGCCATATTTATGTTGGCAATAAAATAAAAACGACAAAAGAGTTGGGCATAGAATCGTTTCACCACCCGTTACTTGCGGGCGCAACCGAAGACGAAATAATTTTGCTTATAAAAAACTTAAATGCCAATGCACGAGTTAGCGGCATACTTTTACAGCTTCCGCTTCCGGCAGGTCAAAATGCGCAAAAGTGTATAGAAGCAATAGACCCGTCAAAAGATGTTGATGGATTGCACCCATACAGCTCAGGTAAATTTTCAGCTGCAAAAAGCTGGAAAGAAATAGAAGAGCAAAACCTTCTGCTCCCTTGCACGCCCCTTGGAGTTATAACTCTTCTAAAAAAATATAAAGTTGAAATTGCCGGCAAAAATGCCGTTGTTGTAGGCCGCTCAAATTTGGTAGGCAAACCCATCGCGTTAATGTTGCTTGCTAACGATGCCACCGTAACAATCGCGCATTCTCGTACAAAAAATTTAAAAGAAGTTTGCGCGCAAGCCGATATTTTAATTGCGGCGATAGGTAAACCAAAGTTTATTACAAAAGATTTCATTAAACCGGGTGCCGTAGTAATTGATGTTGGCGTAAACCGCTTGGCGCAAGGTCTTTGCGGCGATGTTGACTTTGAAGATGCCTCAAAAAACGCAGGGCTTATAACCCCAGTGCCTGGTGGTGTAGGGCAAATGACAATTGCCATGCTTATGAAAAATACTGTTGCGGCTGCGCAAAAGAAAATAAAATTGCATAACACCAAATAAAAGTGGTAAAAATGAAAACACTAAAGCTAAAACCCGTAAAAGTAAGTAAAAAATTATTAGCTATGTTAGAAAAAAGGGGTTTAATAATTACCCCAACCCCGTCAAAAAAAATAATGCAAAACCCGTCGCGCGGCGGGGTGGAAATACTTTATAAAACCGACACCGAGTATGGCACGCATAAAATGATTGCCGTTGGCAAAACCGACACAAACATAATGCTAACCACTCACCCGGATAACGAAGATGTTATATTAATTAACAATACCGGCAAAAAATTTAAGCCACTTTATTTAATAATAGCGATACATAAACAAAGTGAGTTTGAAAAACGCGCAAGAGCCAGAACTTTAAGCCCAAAAGATGTATTGGCAATAGAGCTTGAGTACAACAGCCAAAACTGTTTTTTTACAGTTTTAAAAGATGTTCCTCACTGCGAAATAACCAAACCGGGCAAAGGGCAGTACCCGGTGTTTTTTGTAACTGAACCGTCGGACTTAAAAATGGATATAGTAAAGTGTCCGCAGTATAGTTTTGAACTCGTAGGTAATAAATAAGCAGTGCGCCTAATATAGTTTGTTATATAGGAAAGCATATCACTCACGGTAACTGTTTTATTTTGTCATCTCGACGAATGAAGTGAGGAGAGATCTTTCCTCTAAGGTTAAAAATAAAACAAAGCAACAACAAGATACCTCGCTGTGCTTCGGTATGACAATATGGTTTTATAAAACAGCATAAGTGTTAAAACAAAAATCCTCGTTTTGTGAATAAATAACAGGAGATTATATGGAATTAAGAGCTTTAATAAACATTTTTGTACCGATAATTACCGCGCTTGTATTTTTTTATATGGCAATGGAAATAAAACGAGTTAGCAAAGTGCGTGCGTTAATTTTTGGTGAAATTGGTTATAAAAAGGTCTTTACCGCGTTTTTAATGTTTGCCATATATTTTGCCACACGGCCTTTGCAAAATCTAATCGGCCCTCACCCATGGCCAATGATTATAAACTCGTCAAGACAGTTTTTTTTAATGGCGGTAATAGCACCGGCAATTTTTGTAAGTATATTACACTGGATCCCAAGTGAAAAAGGAACATCAAAAGCGCTTGAGTACGCCTCTTTTGCATTTGGCTTTTTTTCAGCATTAATTTTTATTTTAATAAACAATGTTGCAATTACTGGTTCAAAAGAACTTGGGGATTTTTTTGGTATGAAGGTTTACGACGCAGTTTGGTTTAGTGGTTCTCAAATGAGAGTTGAACTAATGATTGCGCACCTTATAACACAGCTTATTTCACCGGTTGGTTTTTTTGTGCTCTCTGCCTCTTATGTGCGCCACAGAAGGCATAATTACATACTTAGCGAGGTTTATAACCTTATGCCTCTTAAGTGGAAATATCTTGAAACTGGACTGATTGTGTTTATTGGTGCGTGGGTATTAGCCGGCATTGCGGCTATTTTTGGCGGGTATTATACTTATCTTTGGCTTATATATTTTGGCGGTTCAATAATTGCTGGAATAATAGAGCTTCGTGGCGTTCAACTTCCTCCACGCGAGGCCCCTGCCGATATGAAAAACCTGTCAGCCCGAGGCTGATAATTTCTTTGCAACCTTCGCCGCTTCAACAGCGTCTTTCGCAAACCCATCAGCTCCAATTTCAATCGCAAATTTTTTCGTTACGGGTGCGCCGCCAATCATAATTTTAAAAGCGAGCCCCAAAGAATTCCTTTCCCTAATAATCTTTTCCATTTCAAGCATTGTGGTAGTCATAAGTGAAGAAAGCCCGACAACTGCGGGTTTTTCTTTCTTTGCGGCAGAAATTATATTCTCACAAGAAATATTTTTACCTAAATCAATCACTTGCCAGCCGTGGCTTTCAAGCACTGCGCCGACTATGTTTTTACCAATGTCGTGCACATCTCCATAAACTGTGGCAAGTATTATTTTGCCAAAACCAAAGCCCTTCTCTTTTTTTAACAAAGGTTTAATGTAACCAAAAGCCATCTGCGCCGCTTCTGCCGACATTATAACCTGCGGCAGAAAAAACTCTTTTGTTTCAAATTTGTCGCCTACCTCATTAAGTGCCTTTAAAACTATCTCGTTTGCTACCTCAAGCGGGGAAAGCCCAGAATCTATCGCGGTTTTTGCAAGTGCCGCAGCCGTTTCTTTACTGCCATCTATAATAGCACCATAAAGTGCGGCATCCGGCGAAAGTTTTATGTTTTCTTGCACAGGGGCTCTTTTAAAACTTCCGTGTTTTGCTATATATTTTTTTGCTCCATGGTCTAAACCAAGCAGTAGCGCTTTTGCCTCATCATCAAAAACACTCCAATTTTCGTGAGGGTTAAGTATTGCCATAGTAAGCCCGGCTTCTTTGGCAAGGGATAGGCAAGTTGAGTTTATCGCCTGCCTGTTTGGCAGGCCAAAAGAGACATTTGAAAGGCCAAGCACAGTTTTATTTTCCGGGTGCGTTTTTTTAAAATCCATAATTGTCGCAAGTGTTTGGTTTACTTGTTCAGGCGCCGCACTTGCCGATAACATAAGAAAGTCAAAAACAATTTCAGAGGTTTTAAAACCAGCTTTATTTGCTTGTGCGATAATACTATCTGCAATTGAGAGGCGCTCGGCTTTATCGCACGGAAGGCCTTTTTCGTTTGAAGCAAGAGCTATTATTGCCGCGCCGTACCTTTTTGCAAGAGTAAAAATTTTATTCGCTTTTTCGGTTTCACCGTTAATTGAATTTATAAGTGGTTTGCCTGCACACATTTTAAGCCCGGCCTCAAGAGCGTCAACAGAGCTTGAGTCGAGGCAAAGCGGTGCCTGCACCGTTTCTTGAATTTCGCGCACAGCTTTTCCCATAAGAACTTTTTCATCGGCGCCAGGTATACCCATGTTAATGTCTAAGAGTTGCGCACCTGCACTTTCCTGGTTGCGTGCCTCTTTTCTTAGGGTTGTAAAATTTCCGGCAGAAAGTTCTTCTTGAAATTGTTTGCGGTTGGTTGGGTTTATTCGTTCGCCAATTACCGCAAAAGAGTTTTCTTTAAGGTTTATAGCTTTTGTGCGCGAGGCAAGAAAAAAGTTTTCAGGAACGCTTTTTACAACTGGCTTTTTGCCTTTAAGCGCGAGAGATAGTGCGTTTATAAATTCCGGTGTTGTGCCGCAACAGCCGCCAAGCATAGCTGCACCATTTGCGTAAGCGCTTACGCAGGCACTAACAAATTCGTCGGCGGTTCCGGGGAAAACTGTTTGGCGGTTAATAAGTTTTGGCATCCCGGCGTTTGGCTTAAAAGAAAGGGGGAGTTTTGTAATTGAGAGAATCTTCTGCGCTAATACAGCCATCTGCGCAGGACCAACCGAGCAGTTCATACCAATAGCGTCTGCACCCATAGCTTCCATTAATGTCACAAAAACAGTTGTGTCTGTACCTGTAACGGTCGTGCCTTCCGCGGTAAATGTCATTTGCACAATAACGGGGCCATTAAAGTTGTCTTTTGCTGCAAGCAATGCGGCTTTAAGCTCTCTGGTTTCCGTCATTGTCTCAATAATAATCGCATCTGGTGCGGCTTTTGCAAGAGCTTTTGCCTGCTTGGCAAATATGGCGTATGTTTGGTCAAATGTCAGCGGCCCAAGGGGTTCAAGGTAAGAACCAACAGGGCCCATATCGGCAAAAACGAGAGCATTAAACTTTTCTGCCTCTTTTCGTGCAATTTGCACACCGGCAATGTTTATTTCTTCAATCTTGTTTTGTAAATTATAATCGGAAAGTTTTTTTTCATTTGCGCCAAATGTGTTTGTAATAACCGCATTTGAGCCGGCTTCAAGGTAACTACGGTGCAGCTCAGCAATGCGTTCCGGGAATTTAATGTTTAGCTCTTCGGGCGCAAGGGCATTGCTTAAGTATCCAAGCTTTTGCAATTGTGTTCCCATAGCACCGTCTAAAATTAACACTTGTTTTCTTAATAGGTTTTTAAATTGTTCTTTGTTCATTTCTCATCCTATTTGTCATCTCGAGGAGCGAAGCGACGAGAGATCTCTTCCGCTTGTCTTTTATAAATTCCTAAAATTGCAGAAACAGATTTTTCAGGCAGCATCTGAAACGACGGCGTAAGTTTTATTCCTATTGCTTGTGCCCCTATCCAAGTCAAGAAATCTTTTTGTGCGTTAAGCGGCCAATTTCCATAACCGGGGGAAAAACGCATAGTTGTTAGGCTACCAACGAGTTCAGCTTCAGTTTTTATCTGTTGGTTTGTAATTTCCGCAAGCTCTTCTGCCGCAACCGAGCCGATGGCATCAAGCATAAGCGCGCGGCTTGTCTCTTTTTCGTTTATGTATTCGTTGCGTTTTTCTTCAAGCGCCGGCCCGATGGTTACGGCAAAACCATAAGCCAAGTGGCAGTTTGCAAGAAGGTTGGCAATATCTTTGCTTTTAATTTCAAAGCTTGGCTCAATCAATATGGTATCATCGGTGATAATTTTAAAAGCAGAAAACGCAATTGCCTGCTTAGGCACAATTATTTTTTTTGCAATAGAAATTTCTTGTTCAAGTGCCACAGTGGTTTTTTGGTCAATTACGGTTTTTCCGTTTGCAAAGCCAAGGCGCGCAAGCACTTTATTGTAAGGAATTTTAAGGTTATTGATAGTTTGCACCTGCTAAATATACAAAATCAACCGCCACCGCGCAACAAAACGAGTTAAAAAATAGTTTAAGTTGCTCTTTGCACACTTAAAGTTAATTTTGTAAAATCGCTCATAAGAACTATCAATAATAAATTCAATATCGGAGAAAAGAAATGAAAAAACTTGTACTTATCAGGCACGGCGAAAGCACCTGGAACAAAGAAAATAAATTTACCGGTTGGACAGATGTTGACCTTTCCGAGAAGGGTACAGAAGAGGCAAAAACCGCAGGTTTGCTTATGAAAAAAGAAGGGCTTATTTTTGATATGGCCTACACCTCAGTTTTAAAGCGGGCAATCCGCACACTTTGGTATAGCATGGATACAATGGATCTTATGTGGATACCTGTAGTTCGCTCTTGGCGTTTAAACGAAAGGCACTACGGTGCGTTGCAGGGCTTAAACAAAGCAGAAACTGCCGCAAAGTTTGGCGACGACCAAGTAAAAATATGGAGAAGAAGTTACGACATCCCGCCTCCTGCTCTTGAAATAAATGACCCTCGCCACCCGGGTAAAGACCCTCGGTATGCTTCACTTAGCAAAAATGAACTTCCATTAACAGAATGCCTCAAAGATACTGTTGCGAGAATTGTGCCTTTATGGGAAAACGAAATTGCCCCGGCAATAAAATCGGGCAAACGGCTTTTAATAGCTGCGCACGGGAACAGTTTGCGTGCTATTGTAAAATATTTGGACAATGTTTCAGATAAAGACATTCTTGAGCTAAATATCCCAACTGCAATACCGCTTGTTTATGAACTTGACGATAATTTAAAACCAATTAAACATTACTATCTTGGAGATCCTGAAGCGATTAAAAAAGCAATGAACTCTGTTGCAAATCAAGGCAAATCAAAGTAAAAAAGGGAGCCCCATATGCAAAAATTATTTTCCACAACTCTTTTGGTGTTGTTATTTGCAAGCTTGGTCGCGTATGCCAAGGTGCCGCAAAACAACGAAACGCTTTATCAATACTCCACAATTGCGGCGTTGCAAGCCGGAATTTACGATGGAGAAATAACTGTAGGCGATTTAAATTCAAAAGGTAACTTTGGTATCGGCACTTTTAATGCCCTAAACGGTGAAATGATAATATTAGAGGGTACCTGTTACCAAATAAAAGATGACGGGCTTGTTTATGTGATGGACAGAACAAAATATGTTCCATTTGCAATGATAACGGTGTTTAACGCCGATAAAGTTTTAGTTGCAAAAGGTGAGCAAAGCAGAAAGCAACTTGAAGAGCTTATTAACAGTAAAATTACATCTAAAAATATAGTTTGCGCTATAAAAGTGCACGGATTGTTTAAAACAATAAAAACAAGAAGTGTGGCAAAACAGAGTAAACCATATAAGGGCCTTAATGAGGTTTTAAAAACGCAATCGGAGTTTGAATATTTAAATGAATCCGGGACATTGGTTGGCTTTAGAATGCCAAAAGCATTTGATGGGGTAAATGTAGCCGGCTACCACTTTCATTTTATAGCTGATTCAAGGAAAACCGGCGGCCATGCATTGGACTTTGTTGCTAACAACGTGGATGTAGAAGTGGACGAAACACCCGACTATTATTTACAACTTATGCAAAGCGATGATTTTTTAAAAGCACAACTTGATTCACAGGGACCTGAGTCGCAAACTGGCCCTGCCGTGGAACCCGAGCAACAACTAACGCAGCCATGACAATAAAAAAATTCGCCTACACACAACAGCTAGGGTGGTCGGTTTCGCGCTTTGATAAATTTACTGCCTGCAAACGACAGTACTACTACGATTATTACGGTTCTTTTGATAATGAGTTTGGTAAAGAAAAAATTGACCATTTAAAAAAGCTTACCTCTCTTGCGCTTGAAGCAGGCAACATTACGCACGATGTAATTAAAGCATTGCTTGAGCGGTTATTAAAAAGCGAAAAACCCATAAACAGGGCAAGGTTTATTAAATATGCCCGCAAATGCGCAAACGACTACTGCGCAAAAAAAATATTTTCGGAAGTTTATTACCATACAAAACCTTCAGTATTGCCGCAAGATGTGCTTGTAATAGTTGAACCAGCGTTGATGAACGCGCTAAATAGCCCTCGTTTTGAGTGGATTAGTAAAAATGCAATCGCGAATAAGGATGGCTGGGTAATAGAGCCTGCTGGATATGGCGAAACAAGAATAAATGGCATAAAGGCATATTGTAAGGTAGATTTTCTTTTTCCAATACAAGATAAATATTACATACTTGACTGGAAAACCGGCAAAAAAGATGAAATAAAACACAAAAAACAAATGCTCGGTTACACCACATGGGCATCGTACCATTTTGATACCACCGCAGATAAAATACTCCCGTTTGTTGCTTACTTAATTCCAAATTACCAAGAACTCAGTTTTACATTCACGCAAAATGACATTTCAGATTTTGCGCAAAGGGTAGAAAAAGAAATAAAGCAACTGCACTCGTACTGCTTAGACCCCGCCTCAAACATACCTCTTGAAAAAAAAGAGTTCACGCAAACAGAAAACTTAAAAATATGCGGCTATTGCAATTACCGAGAGCTTTGCCGCAGATAACGCCAAAACAACCTACAAACAAAAATGAACCTCAAAAAAAACTCAATACTTTTCCAAAAGCGTGTTTTTGGCTCAAGCGCGCTAAAGCAATATGTATTTTCATATCCGCTTGAAGTAATAGCTTGCCACAAAGCCAATGATATAGAAATCTGCTTATTAAAAATTGAAGAAAAAATAAAAGCCGGTTTTTGGGTGGCAGGTTTCATAAGTTATGAGGCAGGAGTATTTCTTAACGGCATAGTGCCATCAAAAATAAATACTTCAAAAATGCCGCTGCTTTGGTTTGGTGTGTATAAAAAGGTTTCAACAAAGTTGTCAACTGACAAAATAAAAAGCGAAAATGATAACAGTAAGAATATTGGTGTAAATAAAATAAGCTTTGACACAACGCGTGAGCAATACATAAAAAAAATAGGCCAAATTAAAAAGTTAATTGCGCTTGGCAAAACTTACCAGGTTAACTTTACTTTTATGTGCCGGTTTGAATACTCCGCGGAACCGCTTGAACTTTATAACAACCTTGCGCGAAGGCAGAGCGTTGACTACGGTGCGCTCATACATACTTCAGATTTTTCTATACTTTCCCTATCTCCCGAGCTTTTCTTTGAAAAAAACAGAAATAAAATTACCATGCGCCCTATGAAAGGCACCGCAGAGCGCGGTATAAACAGCGCAAGCGATATGCTTGCCGCAAGCGTTTTAGAAAAATGCCCAAAAAATAGGGCAGAAAACATAATGATTGTAGATATGGTTAGAAATGACCTTACAAAAATTTGTCGCAGGCAAAGCGTAAAAACAACAGAACTTTTTAAGGTGGAAAAGTACGAAACGCTTTTTCAAATGACTTCAAGCGTTGAAGGTTACCTTAAAGAAAAGTGTAACCTTGTAGAAATTTTTGGAGCCCTTTTCCCTTCAGGTTCCGTTACGGGCGCGCCAAAGCTTGCCACAATTCAGGTAATAGATAAACTTGAAAAAACACCACGAGGTGTTTACACAGGCGCTATTGGCTACTTCGCGCCAAATGGCAAAGCCGAGTTTAATGTTGCAATTAGAACGCTAGTGTTAGATAAAAAAAACAAAACAGGAGTTATGGGTATTGGAAGCGGTATAACATACAGCTCAAATGCCTCTTTGGAGTATGAGGAGTGTTTGCTTAAATCAAAATTTTTGACGCAAAATCAGCTAAAGTTTCAGCTTATTGAAACCATACTGCTCTATAACGATAAATATTTATGGCTTTTAGAGCATTTAAGCCGAATGGCGGGTTCTGCCCGGTATTTTGGTTTTGTGTTTAATTTGCAAAAAACAAAAGCTGAGCTTGAAAAAGTGCGTGCTAAAAACAAAACAGGCAGGTTTAAGGTTCGCCTTGAGCTTTTTAAAAACGGTGAATTTTGTATTAACGCAGACGGTATAAAACCACAAACTTCACAGTTAGAGAAAGCAGCGCTTTCTAAAATAAAAGTTATTTCAACAGATGTATTTCTTTATCATAAAACAACTCAACGCAAAATTTACAACCTTGAGCATGAGCGCGCGCGAAAAAAAGGTTTTTTTGATGTTATTTTTGAAAACGAAAAAGGGCAAATAACCGAAGGTGCCATTACAAATGTTGTAATTCAAAAAGGTAACAAGTATTTTACACCGCCAATATCTTGTGGTCTGCTAGGTGGAATTTATAGGCAGAGTTTACTTGGTGAAAAAATAATACCTAAAAAATATTTTTTACAAAATAGTGGCGTAATTTCGGGCAGGGTTTTTGAAAAAATTATTACAAAAGATGAGTTGCTTAGCGCGGATAAAGTTTTTTTGGTTAATTCGCTGCGAGGGGCAATTGAGGTTGAGGTTTTGTTTAGGTAGGGTTCTGTAACTTTACCATTTTTGTTTGTAAAAATGGCGGAAGGAGAGGGATTTGAACCCCCGGTAGAGTATAACCCTACACTGGTTTTCAAGACCAGCGCCATCAACCGCTCGGCCATCCTTCCTCATTGCATTGGCTGTCAATTATAGCAATTTTCTTGTTTTTTTGTCAGTGGTAAGTGTGCAATTTTATAACTTTGTTTACTTCTTGCCAAAAGTAGAAATTATTATTTTGCAATATAGTTTTTGGTGAAGCTTAAAGGATTACTCTCCAATAATTTTTATAAGCACTCTTTTGTTGCGTTTGCCGTCAAACTCTCCATAAAATATCTGTTCCCATGGGCCAAAATCCAGCATACCTTTGGTAATTGCTACAACAACCTCTCTACCCATCACTTGCCGTTTAAGGTGCGCATGGGCATTATCTTCGCCTGTCAGGTTGTGTGAATATTTTGATAAGGGGCCTTGCGGTGCAAGCTCCTCAAGCCAATTTTTAAAATCTTTGTGCAGTCCGCGTTCATTATCATTTATAAAAACGCTTGAGGTTATGTGCATAGAGTTTACAAGGCACAAGCCCTCTTTAATGCCGCTTTGCTCAATGGCATTTTCAACTTCAGGAGTTATGTTTAAAAATTCCATTTGCTCACTCGTTTTTATCCAAACTTCTTTTCTATAGCTTTTCATCAAACCCTCCGTTTTTTTGTTTGAGAGTCATAAGGAAGTAAAGTCGCCAAAGCGCGCTTGCAATAAGTAAAGCAAGGGCGCATGCGGATGATATAAATTTTCTAATTATTTATTTTTCCAAAGCGGCAGGCCGGTTACTTCATCTTTTGAGCGTTTAAGTTCAACATTTATAATTTCTTCAATGTAGTATTCTGTTGCAAAAACTTTTGTGCCTGGCATAAGATGTCCGCCAAATGCTTGAGCGTTATAATCGGCAAGAACAATGTGCAGGTGGGCAAATATCTCATTTTTATCGTTTAGCGATATGTTTCCGGTGCAAGACGCAATTTCAAGTTTTTTATCAATTTCAACGCAGCCGGTATATTTTTTTTCGCTTTGGCTATAATATCCCAGCTTGGCATTTTGCACGGCCCCAATTGCGTTAATGGTTCCGGCTTTAACTTCATTGCTGCGGCAAAGCTCAGTTAGTTTTTCAAGCAAGTCGTCACCAAATTCAAGCCGGCCTATAAACACTCTGCCATAGCGGCCTTCGTTGCACTTAGACATAAAAATCCTCAAGTTTTGCTTGCGGGTGGTGGTATCTTTTTCTTTTGGCGGTATTTTTACCTTGCTGAATTGATTTTGTTGGGCACCATTGCAAACACGCCATACACGCCTGGCAATTGCCTTGCCATGTTGGTTTGCCGTCAACAAGTATAATGTTCTTTACAGGACATACTTTTGCGCAGATACCGCATTTTGTACAGTTTTGGTCAACCCAAAACTTACTGTCCGATTTGGCAAAAGCTTTAATGCCGCCTTTATATATTATCCCGGAAAAAAGCCAATTTGTGAGAGCAGAACCTTTTTGAATAAAACCTTTCTTACCAGATTTTATATAAGTTGCAATTTTTTCTATTTTCTTATCGGCCTCTGCAAACATTTTTTCCTGCTTACTTTGTGATATTGCGCCATATAATGGTATGTAGTTACCTGGCATAGCAATGCCAAAACCGCAAGCAAGCTTTAAACCTATTTTTTTAAGCATCTTGTCAAAAATACTAAGCGTTGCGCAAGGCATGCCACCATACGTAACAACGGCAAAAATGTATTTAC
The window above is part of the Endomicrobiales bacterium genome. Proteins encoded here:
- a CDS encoding EFR1 family ferrodoxin (N-terminal region resembles flavodoxins. C-terminal ferrodoxin region binds two 4Fe-4S clusters.), with translation MSCAIFYFSSTGNSLSVAKKLASSLGGAELIAIKNAVLNNQINLDGYDKVGIVFPVYAWGPPNIVAKFASKLKNGEGKYIFAVVTYGGMPCATLSIFDKMLKKIGLKLACGFGIAMPGNYIPLYGAISQSKQEKMFAEADKKIEKIATYIKSGKKGFIQKGSALTNWLFSGIIYKGGIKAFAKSDSKFWVDQNCTKCGICAKVCPVKNIILVDGKPTWQGNCQACMACLQWCPTKSIQQGKNTAKRKRYHHPQAKLEDFYV